tgcTTTCGTGACAATAAATTGACAATTCCATAGTTTATTGTTTTTAAGGATACATTTTGAAGTTTATATGTTgcttttttgaaaatttctaaaaAAAGAAGAAGCTTGTTTTAGGTATGCTGATAGCCTGATACCAATTTGTGTTTGTTGGACTCTTCAACAAATATATTGATTGAATTCTCGtcgattatttgtttacctttttttattctttgttgAAGGTAttaataaaaggtaaacaaatgattgggaggCGGGGAGTATATGTTTTGGTTTAGTATATAATGACTATTTACTAGGATATTAATCGCATTGGCTACATAGAATCATAGATATCGTTGAGCTCAACTAGGAAAGTTATGAGCGGTGATACTCAGGATTTAGTCCCCGTAACGTTATATTTGACATTGTGGCTTCCATTACAACGAAAAATAGAAAATTTTATTGGCTACAATGCTACATTGTCTAGTAAGAAACACTATATCAAGGGCTTAGGTTAgggttcatcatttatttttttGGTTCACAAAAACAATGTTTGTTTAATTCTTAGTTTTTGTGATTCAGTGGTATTTAATGCTACTGGTAATTTGTATGAATTGGGTCTTGTTTTGATCACCTAGTCACATATTTGAGCTGGGTCTTGTACTGATCAGTTCTCAGTCGAGCTGAGATTCTTGTGGTATTTTGCTTTTCAGTAACGGTGATTGGTGATCTTTATGGGGTTAAAATGGCGGAGTATTAAGGATTTCATTCAATCAAAGAAGGTTTGGGTGCGTGGCTCGTGGATGTACTTGGTATTACATAATTACCCTCTTTTTGGGCGCGAACGTTTTACTTAAAAAGGGCTTTATCTATTCTTGGACTATAATGGCTTTTGGGAGGTATGCCCGAGTAGATAGGCCCAACTCGTCGAACAATTGTTTGACCACAAGTATTGTGGTATTTGTTTCGGCTTGCTTGATAGGGGTCTGGATAACAATGTCATCCTCAATTGGCCCTGCTAGCTTAGGCATTACTTTAGATCTTTTCATGGGTGGCATGCCAAAGAAAGTAAATGGAAACAACACTTATGCACTTGCTCCTGAGGATGCTTCGAAGGGGAAAATTAGTCAAGGTAGTCCACTTGATGACGTCAACCCAAACATTTCGGAAAGTGTGGATGTTACCCTCAAGCAGTCTCAGACTGCCCAAAAGATAGCAGAAGACTTTTCTGATAATGAAGAAGGAAACGCGAGAGCAAGAGAAATAAATGGTGGAGAAGATAGCAAAGTTTCGGCTGATGATCAAGTAACTAGAGGAAGTGATGGGATGTCTCCTGAAACAACGAATGATCCTCGCAAAATTGATCGCATTGGAGAACTGGAAACTAAGGTAGAAGAAACTAGGGATAACCAAGACAAGGTTCCTCCTACAATGGAAACCAATGTTGCAACTGAGTTTCGAGAGGGTGTGGTCAATCAGAGTTATAAGGCTGGGCAAGAACAAAGTGATGATCCAAAAGGAAGGTATTTTGAAGATAAACCATCAGAAACGGGAGAAAATGAACGGCCATTTGAAAATTCTGCTCCAGTCGAACCTTTAATGACTCAACAAGCTAAGTCAGAAAAAGAAAAGTTGTTGGCAAATGCTTCACCGCCGATGAATCTACGTAATTATAGGTGGAAAGTTTGTAATACTACTTCGGGGCCTGACTATATTCCTTGTCTTGATAACATTAAAGCCATCAAAAGACTTCATGGTATAAGCCATTATGAGCATATGGAAAGACACTGTCCTGATGAACCTCCAATATGTCTCGTTCCTTTGCCCAAAGGGTATAGAACCCCAATAAGATGGCCTAAAAGCAAGGACATGGTATGAAAAATTCTCCATAAAAAAAAGTAAACGAGAGTAAATAATGTAATTTCCCATTTGTTGCTCTGAAAATTTCTAGTGCAGATATGGTTTGCGAATGTTCCCAGTACAAGGCTTGCCGAATACAAAAAAGATCAGAATTGGGTGAGGGTACATGGCCGCTACACGACCTTCCCAGGTGGTGGCACTCAATTCAAGAATGGTGCTCTAcattacattgattttatacaAAAGGTGATTCCATTTTGTCTTAGTGTAGATTGCTGTTGATACTGTTTATAGATGTAGGTAGATTTTGATGTATATGCTCATAATGTTAACAATTGTACTAGGAAAGCAAGAAGAAGCTTGCTTTTATGTCTTTATCTACAACCTATTGATGGGACTAGAAAATTTTGTCGCTTGCTGTGCTATTAACTATAGAGGATAGGAAATCAAAGTAATAGGGAAAACATGAAATCAGATAATTTAGTCTAACAAATTACCTCTTACCATACTTTTTTCTTTATGGATATGAATTCAAGAACCGGACTTAAGCAACTTAAGATCTTTGCCGAGGTTCGTTAGGGAAAAGAAATTAAGGTTGCAAGGCCCATAGCTCCCTTTATCTTCAACTTGTTGTCTTGTTTGGGGATGGAATCATGCTTATGACAATGAAAGGAAGTAAGTAGGTGAAAACAATTCATTAGTTGCCGTAAATTTTTAATATCAACCCAATTTACTACTGAAATGGTAGTGTGCATTAGGTCCATATTTGGAAACTTGTGTAAATATGAGGAAATTCATCAAAGATTAGGCATGTTATTAAAATCAAGGGCCTGACACTCAGACACGGccattttgaaaaggttttgataATAGCTGCAACCTTATTTTACTGTAATTTGAGGCGATATTGCCCGCATTTAGAAGATTAGGCCGCAACAGCCGATACTTCTACCATGACCTAAACCGCTATGTACGGAACTACGGATGTAGGATCATAGCTAAACTTATTTCTCTCgattgttttgtaattagtcTCTCTCAACTTGACCCCTATTCTTGCTTGAGCCTTAGAAATAATCATGCGTACAATGTTGGACTTTCATTGTCCTTGTCCTAAGATTTCTGACTTGGTGGTAGTGGTGACTGGTGAGTGGTACACTGGTACCTTGTCCAAGTCCGATTTAAAAATCTTTTTTTACTGGCCTAGGCTAAGTCATAAATAAACTAACATCGTTTGAGTAGTAGATATAAGGATGTCAGGCTCAAGATCAAACAAAAGGTTTACTTTATAAATATGTTATTTCTTTTGAAATTCCTTTGTTTAGTGGTCTGGTGATTTTGAGAAGAATCCATTTTGGTTTTTCATAATTTATATATGGTGTTTTATACTAGTTGATTGCTATTTGCAATCTATTGTTTATTCATTTCTTAAAACAAGGGAGACtcttcttggttaacttttgaATTTCCAATAATCTCTTATTACTCGACTTGAAATATCTTGAGAAAACTCAAAAAAAGattgaaaaggaaagaaaagagagAGAATCTTACAGTCTTGGCTCCTGGAGGCAATGTTGCCCTTTCACATTTTTCATTCCCTTATGCATACTGTCTCCTGAAAAGCAGTACTTTAATGCTGGTTATCTTGTGTTAGCATCATACTCCGTATTTCTTTTGTCTAACTCTGTAACTCCAGACTCTTCCTGATATTGCTTGGGGCAAGCGTACTCGTGTTATCTTGGATGTCGGATGTGGTGTGGCAAGCTTTGGAGGTTATCTATTTGAGAGGGGTGTACTCACCATGTCCCTGGCTCCTAAGGACGTGCACGAAGCCCAAGTGCAATTTGCCCTTGAAAGAGGGATACCTGCTATATTAGCTGTCATGGGTTCGAGAAGGTTACCTTTTCCTTCCAATGTCTTTGATATCGTCCATTGTGCTCGTTGCAGGGTTCCTTGGCATGCTGAAGGTACTGTCTGTATTGTTGAGCTAGGTTGACTACTTTTGACTAAGATATTGCGCTGATAACTTTTTGAACTGAATTTAGGTGGTAGACTCCTTTTGGAATTGAATCGTGTTCTGAGACCTGGAGGTTACTTCGTATGGTCTGCAACTCCTGTTTACCGAAGAGGTGCAGAGGATTCTGGCATCTGGAAAGGTATAGTGGATTCTAGCCGAACTGTCTTGTGATATCTGGAACTCTGATAGCACGTCTATTCACAGTTCATAAATACTTAAAAGAATTGTTACAGCTAATGGGTGGCACGTCTCTTGATGAACTAACTTTTCCGAGTTTACCTGTGCTTCTTTGGCAAGACAACTTATTTAACCCCTGTATTTGATGAATGCAGACATGTCTACTCTAACAAAGTCCATGTGCTGGGAACTAGTTAAAATCGGGAAAGATGAAGTAAATAAAGTATCTGCAGCGATATTCAGAAAGCCTACGTCTAATGATTGTTATAATAGACGACCAAAAAATGACCCCCCTCTATGTGAAGAATCTGATGACCCAAATTCAGCTTGGTAATTTCCTTTTGGCTTTTGAGTTCTTTAGCTGTTTGGCTTTAAGTGTTCCAGATTGCTAGGAGAACTTCATGTTAAGACTCCTCTGTTCTATAATGTTATGGTTACTGACATGATCGTTGGTAGTTACTAGCAAATTGGGGAatgttttgctttttttttttttttttcattttctgcaCAAATTTTTCGTTTGATTAATTTTAGTTGGTTTGCCATGCCATTTTCAGGTATACACTACTTACACCATGCATACACAAAGTGCCTTCAGACCCATCTGCACGTGGGTCCCAATGGCCCGCAAGCTGGCCATCAAGACTGGAAAATTCTCCTTACTGGTTGAAGGGTTCTGAGATTGGAGTTTCTCCGAATGACTTCAATGATGACTATAATCATTGGAAGCATGTCATAGAGAGCTCATATATAAATGGAATCGGGGTTGATTGGTCAGTGGTGAGGAATGTCATGGACATGAAAGCTTCACTTGGAGGGTGAGCATATATATCTATCCTTCATCATAATTTCCATCATCACTAGTCCTTCAAAATCTTCTGTCTAAATCACTGCTCCTAGCAAAAGCATGGGCTGTAATAATAAAGAAGACGATGGAAATAGGAGCTTTACTTTTTTAGACTGAATTAAGGGCAGGTTAAGGTCAATATTTAAAAGAAGCCAGTGAGCTGAATTCATTACCCGTGGTAGTGTTTTAGAAGAGCACCCTCTGTCTGTCGCGTTCTGTTATCATTTTGGGTGTTACTTCAGTTACGAGTGTCACTGAATCCTGCAGGTTTTCTGCCGCGTTGAGGGATTTACCATTATGGGTAATGAATGTAGTTCCCGTGAGTTCATCAGACACACTTCCGGTCATCTACGAGCGTGGTCTGTTAGGACTACACCACGACTGGTGTGAATCATTCAACACCTACCCAAGATCTTATGATCTCCTTCATGCAAATCACCTATTCTCTGATCTGAAGCAAAGGTTTTGCACATTCTTAAGCTCTGATATAAATTATAAAGCTCTTAGATCAATTTATCAAACACTTTCTGGTAACAGGTGCAATTTTGTAGCAGTAATGGCAGAAGTAGATCGAATTTTAAGGCCGGGAGGCAAGCTGATAGTTAGAGATGACACCGTGACTATATCTGAGGTTGAGAGTGTTGTTAAGTCGCTCCATTGGAAGATCAAGTTTATGCAATCGAAGGATAATGAAGCTCTTCTGTGTGTCGAAAAGACATTTTGGCGTCCGACTGAAGTGGAAAC
This sequence is a window from Silene latifolia isolate original U9 population chromosome 8, ASM4854445v1, whole genome shotgun sequence. Protein-coding genes within it:
- the LOC141596349 gene encoding putative methyltransferase PMT25, translating into MAFGRYARVDRPNSSNNCLTTSIVVFVSACLIGVWITMSSSIGPASLGITLDLFMGGMPKKVNGNNTYALAPEDASKGKISQGSPLDDVNPNISESVDVTLKQSQTAQKIAEDFSDNEEGNARAREINGGEDSKVSADDQVTRGSDGMSPETTNDPRKIDRIGELETKVEETRDNQDKVPPTMETNVATEFREGVVNQSYKAGQEQSDDPKGRYFEDKPSETGENERPFENSAPVEPLMTQQAKSEKEKLLANASPPMNLRNYRWKVCNTTSGPDYIPCLDNIKAIKRLHGISHYEHMERHCPDEPPICLVPLPKGYRTPIRWPKSKDMIWFANVPSTRLAEYKKDQNWVRVHGRYTTFPGGGTQFKNGALHYIDFIQKTLPDIAWGKRTRVILDVGCGVASFGGYLFERGVLTMSLAPKDVHEAQVQFALERGIPAILAVMGSRRLPFPSNVFDIVHCARCRVPWHAEGGRLLLELNRVLRPGGYFVWSATPVYRRGAEDSGIWKDMSTLTKSMCWELVKIGKDEVNKVSAAIFRKPTSNDCYNRRPKNDPPLCEESDDPNSAWYTLLTPCIHKVPSDPSARGSQWPASWPSRLENSPYWLKGSEIGVSPNDFNDDYNHWKHVIESSYINGIGVDWSVVRNVMDMKASLGGFSAALRDLPLWVMNVVPVSSSDTLPVIYERGLLGLHHDWCESFNTYPRSYDLLHANHLFSDLKQRCNFVAVMAEVDRILRPGGKLIVRDDTVTISEVESVVKSLHWKIKFMQSKDNEALLCVEKTFWRPTEVETIVAAIRPIT